Part of the Candidatus Methylomirabilis tolerans genome is shown below.
CTCTTGAAGTTCTCCTTTGGAAAAACGCGGCAAGTGTGTTATAGTGACTTGAAATTGTAGTAGTGATGTCGATCGAGGCTGTAACGCGGCCCGATCCATTGTCGAGTTGGGACGTTCAATCCCGCACGGTGACTTCTCCGGTGATCCCACCGTTAGCCCCACTCAATCCGACCGGATAAACAGCACGGGCGCATCCTATCCATCACGGAATAGACGCGCCTAAAAGCAGCATTAGGAGGATTATGTCGTTTTCGTCATTTAAACTCAACGCGAACCTGTTGAAAGCCGTCCACAACATGGGGTTTAAGAGCCCAACGCCGATTCAGCGCGTGGCTGTTCCTCCCCTTCTGGAGGGCCGGGACGTTATGGCCAGCGCCGTGACGGGCAGCGGCAAGACGGCGGCGTTCCTGCTACCCATCCTTCATTGTCTTATGGAGAAGCCCAGGGGAACGACGAGGGCGCTCGTTCTGGCGCCCACCCGGGAGCTGGCGGCGCAGATCTCGGATCACCTCCGCGAGCTCGCAGCGCATACTCCCCTGAAAGGCGCCGCGGTCTACGGGGGCGTCTCCATGGGACCCCAGGAACAGGCGTTTCGCAGAGGCGTTGACGTCCTGATTGCGACCCCCGGTCGGCTCCTCGACCATTTCCAGTACCCGTACGCACGCCTCTCCGGCATTGAGCACCTCGTGCTCGACGAGGCGGACCGCATGCTCGACATGGGTTTTCTGCCGGACATCCGCCGCATCCTGCAACACGTCCCCAAGAAACGGCAGACCCTGCTCTTTTCGGCGACCTTGCCGGCGCCCATCATGGAACTTGCCCGGGACATGCTCCAGAACCCGGTCTCCCTGAACATCGAGCGCAAGGCCGCGCCGGCGGCGGGGATCACCCATGTGGCCTACCCTGTCCCGCATGAGCTGAAGTCCACCCTCTTCCTGGAACTGGTGAGGACCAGCCCGTCCAAACATGTCCTCGCCTTCACCCGAACCAAGCACCGGGCCAACCGGCTGGCCGACTTCCTCGACAAGCACGGCGTCACCTGCGAACGGATTCACGGTAACCGCAGTCAGGCGCAGAGGACCGACGCCCTAGCCAGCTTCAAGCGGGGTCGATGCCGCGTCCTCGTCGCAACAGACATCGCCGCCCGCGGCATCGACGTGGAGGCGTTGGGCCTCGTCGTAAATTTCGACGTCCCGCAGCTCCCCGAGGATTACATCCACCGGGTCGGGCGCACAGGACGGGTGGACGCCACGGGCGATGCGTACACCCTTGTCTCGCCGAATGAAGAGGACACCCTCCGCGCCATCGAGCGTGCCATCGGCACACGCCTGCCGCGCCAGAAGGTCCAGGGGTTCAATTACGCCACGACACCCACTGAACGCTTTGAGGTCCCCCTCGCCGAACGTATTGCCGCTATCCGCACTCGAAAAGCGGAGGAGCGGGTCCGGGCAAAGGCCAATGCGGCGCGTCGCGCTACGCAAGGAGGCATCGTGGGTTCCGCCGGCAACGGG
Proteins encoded:
- a CDS encoding DEAD/DEAH box helicase, translating into MSFSSFKLNANLLKAVHNMGFKSPTPIQRVAVPPLLEGRDVMASAVTGSGKTAAFLLPILHCLMEKPRGTTRALVLAPTRELAAQISDHLRELAAHTPLKGAAVYGGVSMGPQEQAFRRGVDVLIATPGRLLDHFQYPYARLSGIEHLVLDEADRMLDMGFLPDIRRILQHVPKKRQTLLFSATLPAPIMELARDMLQNPVSLNIERKAAPAAGITHVAYPVPHELKSTLFLELVRTSPSKHVLAFTRTKHRANRLADFLDKHGVTCERIHGNRSQAQRTDALASFKRGRCRVLVATDIAARGIDVEALGLVVNFDVPQLPEDYIHRVGRTGRVDATGDAYTLVSPNEEDTLRAIERAIGTRLPRQKVQGFNYATTPTERFEVPLAERIAAIRTRKAEERVRAKANAARRATQGGIVGSAGNGTAGQTPRSYRVASPSRVAGQPVTGKSFSRPVSGRLNGTADWRNHGSTTETRSARRA